The Thermosipho japonicus region CTGAAGATTCATTTAGATATCCTGGTCCAAAACCACAATTCAAAGAAGCTGGAATAATAATGCTTGCTGATAGCGTAGAGGCCGCATTAAAAAGTTTAAATTCTTCAAATTATCAAAGAATAAAAGACTTGGTAGAAAATATTGTTTCTTCTATTTACAATGAAAGGCAATTAGATGAATCTGGGTTAAATCTAAAAGAATTGGAATTGATAATAGATGAATTTATAAAAGTTATTGTAAATATCACAAAAGCAAGAATAGAGTACCCTAAAGAAGAAATCAAAAAGGTGGTGCAGGCAAATGATAACAACAAACAAACAAATTGAAGAAGGATACTTAAAATATATGGATAAAATTCTAAAAAATGAAATAGGTAAAGATGTTAATGTAAATTTGGTCTTTATCGATAAAGATGAAATTGAAAAATTAAACAACCAATATAGAAATATAAGTACTCCAACAGATGTACTAACCTTTGTATACGGTGACGACGATTTATATGCAGAAATATTCGTATGTGAAGATGTTATAAAAGAAAATGCCGAGAAATTTTCTAATACCTTTGAAAAGGAATTACTTACAGTTTTAATACACGCAGCATTGCATGTAGCAGGCTATGACCATGAATATGATACAACCAATGCAAAAGAAATGTTTCAAAAACAAGAAGAGTACTTAAAAAAATATGATGTGGATAACAATTAGGATAATTTTACTCGGTTTTGAGAGGATATTTGGAAAAATACTAACAGAAAATTCCTCACCAATCATATCTGCATGGGGTTTTTTCGGTTTTTCAACATTAATGTTTTTACCGTTTATAAACTATCTTAATTTTGATATAATAAAAGTATCTTTAATAAGTGGAACAATATATTCTTTTTCCTTTTTCTTATATATGTACGCTCTATCAAACGAAGATGTTTCAGTTGTAGCACCACTTTATAATATAAATGCTATATTTTTAATTTTTATAAGTTTTTTATTTTTAAGCGAAAAAATTACCATACAAAAAATTGCCGGTAGCTTTCTAATGATATATGGTATTTCGTACCTAAAAAAAGAAAAATCAATCTCAAGTTCATATAAAAATATATTAAAAAGTAAAGGTGCCCTTTCTATGATTATTTCCTCTCTACTTATGGCAATAGGTAGAGTCATTGATGGATTTCTTACTACATCATTCAACAAACTTGGTTATTCTTTTGGTGTTTATTTAATAATTACAACTTACTTTTTTATCATAAGTTTTTTATCACACAAAAATGTGAAGATACATATAGACTATACAAAGAAAAACATAATATACCTTATATTAGGTGGTTTTTGTAATGCGTATGCATACTTTGCACTGCTAATGGCTTTTAAATATATGGATGTTAGCATTGCAGAACCTGTCTCTATGATTTCAGCGTTGGTTTCCGTACTATTCTCATACATTATATTTAAAGAAAAAATTAAAGTAAGAATATTTGGAACAATTTTACTAATTTCAGGTGCATTTGTAATATACATTTAGGAGGTAAGAATATGATTACACCTGTTGTAAATGCAATAGCAATTGTTATCGGAAGTTTAATTGGAATAATCTTAAAAAAAGGATTCCCGGAAAACATCAAAAAAATTCTCTTTTTTGCAGTCGGACTAAGTACAATTGGTATGGCTATAAATATGATAATAAAAGCCAACAACTTTTTAATAGTATTAGGCTCTATGGCTATTGGTGGAATAATCGGAGAATTAATAAATATAGAAGGTAAATTAAAAAAAATCGGTGATAGTATTAAAGAAGGTGACTTTTCGACTGGCTTTGTTGCATCTTCAATCCTTTTTTTAGTAGGACCCTTGACAATTATTGGTTCTATTACCGCAGGTCTTACCAAAGACGGTTCATTAATTTACATGAAATCACTACTCGACGGAATTTCCTCAATAGTTCTTTCATCGATATATGGTCTTGGAGTTATGCTATCTGCTATTTCAGTTTTACTGGTTCAAGGTTCATTAGTTCTTCTTTCCTCAAAACTTTCTTTTTTAACAAATCCTTTATATTTAAATGACTTGGTTGCAGTAGGTGGAGTAATGGTAATAGGAATAGGATTAAAAATACTTGATATAAAGGATACAAAAGTTGGGAATTTTCTTCCTGCACTTTTTATATCACCAATATTAAGTTTTTTAACTAGCTTACTCTAGGGGGGAAAATATGAAAATAAATATAGTTGGCGTTGGAAAAGTAACCACTGCACTTTCTTATAATCTAAAAGATAAAGTAGATATTGGATACATACTTTCAAGTGATTTAAACAAAGCAAAAAAACTCTCTAATGAACTTGGAAAAGGTATTCCAGTAACATATAATGACAATTTTAAATTTGAAGATATAGTACTTGTTGGTATAAATGATTCAGCTTTACCAGATACTGTAGACCTAATTAAAAATTTTGTTTCCGAAGGAAATACTGTTATTCACTTTAGCGGGTTTCATTCTTCAACAATATTTCCAAAAGAATGGAATCCTGCATCAATACATCCTAATTGTCCTGTGATAGGCAAGGAAACAAACTTTAAAGATGTGGTATTTGGAATTGAAGGAAATACAAAAATTGCAAAAGAAATAGTAAATTTGCTTGGCGGGAAATATTTTGAAATTCCATCCGAATCAAAAGTTCTTTATCATCTTTCTGCAGTTTTAATGAGTAACTTTCCACTTGCACTTGTATACCTTGCCGAAAAACTTTATAAAAATGCAAATTTATCAAACAAAATGTTCCTTGAAGTTATGGAAAGCCTTTTAAAAACAACAATTGAAAATGTTAAAAAAAATGGGACCTTAAACTCTATAACTGGTCCCATTTACAGAGAAGATGTGGATATTGTAAACGTTGAAATGGAAATATTTTGTAGTACTTTTCCTG contains the following coding sequences:
- the ybeY gene encoding rRNA maturation RNase YbeY is translated as MITTNKQIEEGYLKYMDKILKNEIGKDVNVNLVFIDKDEIEKLNNQYRNISTPTDVLTFVYGDDDLYAEIFVCEDVIKENAEKFSNTFEKELLTVLIHAALHVAGYDHEYDTTNAKEMFQKQEEYLKKYDVDNN
- a CDS encoding DMT family transporter, with amino-acid sequence MWITIRIILLGFERIFGKILTENSSPIISAWGFFGFSTLMFLPFINYLNFDIIKVSLISGTIYSFSFFLYMYALSNEDVSVVAPLYNINAIFLIFISFLFLSEKITIQKIAGSFLMIYGISYLKKEKSISSSYKNILKSKGALSMIISSLLMAIGRVIDGFLTTSFNKLGYSFGVYLIITTYFFIISFLSHKNVKIHIDYTKKNIIYLILGGFCNAYAYFALLMAFKYMDVSIAEPVSMISALVSVLFSYIIFKEKIKVRIFGTILLISGAFVIYI
- a CDS encoding DUF554 domain-containing protein, producing the protein MITPVVNAIAIVIGSLIGIILKKGFPENIKKILFFAVGLSTIGMAINMIIKANNFLIVLGSMAIGGIIGELINIEGKLKKIGDSIKEGDFSTGFVASSILFLVGPLTIIGSITAGLTKDGSLIYMKSLLDGISSIVLSSIYGLGVMLSAISVLLVQGSLVLLSSKLSFLTNPLYLNDLVAVGGVMVIGIGLKILDIKDTKVGNFLPALFISPILSFLTSLL
- a CDS encoding Rossmann-like and DUF2520 domain-containing protein — translated: MKINIVGVGKVTTALSYNLKDKVDIGYILSSDLNKAKKLSNELGKGIPVTYNDNFKFEDIVLVGINDSALPDTVDLIKNFVSEGNTVIHFSGFHSSTIFPKEWNPASIHPNCPVIGKETNFKDVVFGIEGNTKIAKEIVNLLGGKYFEIPSESKVLYHLSAVLMSNFPLALVYLAEKLYKNANLSNKMFLEVMESLLKTTIENVKKNGTLNSITGPIYREDVDIVNVEMEIFCSTFPELCNLFDGFIQIILSMKEEKETESS